A genome region from Mugil cephalus isolate CIBA_MC_2020 chromosome 13, CIBA_Mcephalus_1.1, whole genome shotgun sequence includes the following:
- the ptpn20 gene encoding FERM and PDZ domain-containing protein 2 isoform X1, translating to MSSTFVTLAEVLEARGGPLLEEEVWSLLLGTAESLVDVSYKGQNNMCNIISPTSLLLSATGTLAFKNCGLSDEVSTFAAPEMLQGRASSTKPATERMLVYSLGMTLYWSVDFHLPQNQPVQLSDHLNSLLLSMCEDLAHRRVNLNSVLEACEYQHKASILLPPAKVIRQLVEEVFHESMDHGSLPDTNVPLSGRSQMIRERLHGKRGPFSDFSDGSAEGRRYSTDSDSKSGSLPQRPWRQRQRSSPTPLYQSSLDRLPRGVRHRDSTCSCLGRSPHHDISPKTSGRSHSPSITFSESSLSLSQRKAKALGPEFVRMPDEQQILLELPGSIVSRKGRSCSSQREVTVVLPNGQCVVVRCDIKSKARDVFDMVVAHANLVEHFYFGLAFIDDDEYFFLDHETKISKVAPDSWKKGQISSFLVFLRVKFFVDDISFILHKLTRHQYYLQLRKDILEDRLYCNEETGLFLAALALQAEFGDYMPELYGKNYYQPEHYVSKRMLEKLALPSVKEELPRLHANHSQMLPEEAETEYLKIVQQLPEYGVMFHRVGREKRPVVGELVLGVCAKGIIVYEMKNHLRAVTRRFLWRETDSISTGRRKLIIECGGPSGKKHGFVTESSKIAQYLLNLCSAQHKFHSEMTSRQLNHTMIPDENMEKYMSVYRARNLNLKRISCSEGMLNHVGLAPGQPDSMSKSCDDLTAKLEARLRQQRELRREMSRELNKELPETGDLRDGKEQQCWSTPEPIPRMMSSVSLQKQDSDTSSSIRVDTPTRTPPEREIVCVNLKKDPKLGFGFVIVGEDNTGKLDLGIFIASIVPDGPADKDGRIKPGGRLISLNKTSLEGVTFSDAAAILQNSPDEVELIVSQPKHSLKDRNSSLSQSTLGLALERSFGSQTTLSGTEFRPAVEELEEAITLSSMATPKQSRRLHIPVVRIHDTQDMCSRSPSVLSLRSSERFTVELRKSHGSLGISVAGGMNTNVRHGGVYIKSLVMGGAADEDGRIQIGDRLLEVDGSNLRGVTHQQAVECLKRTGEVVSLLLEREPTVILEPRFDSPCPPLVYSPSHIAPPRTEVSMETTLSGRAKDYSFVTDENTHEVLLKKSLSGLGFSFYISQLRTGPDRGSVVRIKRLFPGQPAMESGLLREGDIILSVNKERVKDLSYQRVLFLLRGAPSEVRLLICRPGAGVLHDVDDNTLSPASSREVRSRSLDIRLGEDYTKFLKDEYDANVSKQKQPLSQDKDLNNRPEKTPEPPAAPPLPESQESQKREAQADQTPPSPPRSPPTSPASPPSPVSPASPASPASPTSPLPSPPPAPQAAAEKPGEGKEVETKRKSKGEREEKGEAATTSSSTVMLMDVYPKTATNSVYASGFREDADGSVTYCLMGNGLTIVADEEYLTISSTLEPVHSLPTDSTPATNLAAFSSQTSNIFQNPNLSSLVSTASASSLGLSADTPTTCSLAHPSQPLTTQPPKTKHHLIQEGLLPSHYKAMSKNSRPLVPPPQPPPPTPITAQILSSVSPPPALTLPNTVLPPPAQTHTQPRAEPEKRERQYDDDYDEDEDEEEAESRRKGLVKEFELTVVLTKSRSGSFGFTITRSKLDNCYYIQEILDNPAKADGRLRAGDRLVTVNGHDVTSVADDVAMTILRSSPRRLSMTLGRAVSNLVAPPPCDSLPDVVLYKTPSGQLGIKLTGGIGSKWQGIYCLAVVPGSPASEEGSVQPNDKILYICGRCTLGMTLEDAVKACEIAPRKVKLKILREDQPVTPKAKWNGLFDWKKDRKFFARFEEPVSPEKDSPTEDEAVCRTAAKFRCLSVAQEQDSCVMQVEFTKPDGGGLGFALIGGTNGSMLRVREICSGGVAEQDGRLRVGDILLEVNGVIVSGLSHSKVVDILRKAEGAVQLTICRDILTYSESPTPPNMSAHTEAILAEQPAPVSSPDGCSSPDVLLSRPVERPPEATSDPVVNDPDIVLTSPPSPPHRLSVVTIETTVKEESCNSTPSHQACCPSLNVTDMLHGASDRKQIVTKLLDQSCKDRRKTQSDGWSSEEDDDVFDATSQETTPLQTGPPIVSEEELASLALITPAKASQYSGSRVKALIQILQHQLDQQELVKEFMTLEHLKPSDNCLVGKAPENRDKNRYRDILPYDKTRVALGENQDYINASYIRMQVGAEEFFYISCQGPLPSTVQAFWQMIWENKSDLICMMTQEVERGRIKCHKYWPEKLDVPLDIGRYQLYLENQQYLEYFHIKIIRMVETETSETHFVHHLKFTHWPDHGVPQCSEQLVRFIRYLRAVHHRGPVTVHCSAGIGRTGVLICTDIIINLVENDLPINVSDIVKEMRLQRHGMIQTKEQYLFCYKVWLEVLQGILQLHGNQWQPESPRDHKVV from the exons ATGAGCAGCACATTTGTTACATTAGCTGAAGTACTGGAGGCACGAGGGGGGCCTCTGCTGGAGGAAGAGGTCTGGTCCCTGCTGCTGGGCACTGCAGAGTCTTTAGTGGATGTCTCTTATAAAG gtcaaaACAATATGTGCAATATCATAAGCCCCACCTCTTTGCTGCTGTCAGCCACTGGTACCTTAGCGTTTAAGAACTGTGGCCTATCAGATGAGGTATCCACCTTCGCTGCTCCAGAGATGCTGCAGGGCCGTGCCAGCTCAACCAAACCTGCCACAGAGAGG ATGCTGGTGTATTCACTGGGTATGACTCTCTACTGGTCAGTTGATTTTCACCTACCTCAAAATCAG CCAGTCCAGTTGAGTGACCACCTAaacagcctcctcctcagcatGTGTGAGGACCTGGCCCACCGCAGGGTGAATCTCAACTCCGTCCTGGAAGCCTGCGAATATCAGCACAAAGCCTCCATCCTGCTGCCCCCCGCCAAAGTCATCAGacagctggtggaggaggttTTTCATGAATCA aTGGACCATGGCTCTCTGCCAGACACCAATGTCCCTCTGAGTGGCAGGAGCCAGATGATCAGAGAGAGACTTCACG GAAAGAGAGGGCCATTTTCAGACTTCAGCGACGGAAGCGCCGAAGGGAGGAGATACTCAACGGACTCTGATTCCAAGTCAG gGAGTTTACCTCAAAGACcctggagacaaagacagagaagctcTCCCACACCGTTGTACCAATCATCTTTAGACAG ACTCCCCCGCGGGGTTCGTCACAGGGACAGCACCTGCAGTTGTCTCGGGAGGAGCCCCCACCATGACATCTCTCCCAAGACATCAGGCAGATCTCACAGTCCTTCCATCACATTCAGCGAGTCCTCGCTCAGCCTGAGCCAGAGGAAAGCAAAG gcaTTGGGTCCAGAGTTCGTCAGAATGCCAGATGAACAACAAATTCTTCTCGAGCTCCCAGGATCCATTGTG TCCAGAAAGGGCCGTTCATGTTCGTCTCAGAGAGAGGTGACTGTGGTGCTGCCTAACGGACAGTGCGTGGTGGTCCGCTGTGACATTAAGTCCAAAGCGAGAGATGTGTTTGACATGGTGGTGGCTCACGCAAACTTGGTGGAACACTTTTACTTTGGTCTTGCCTTTATAGATG ATGATGAATACTTCTTTTTGGATCACGAAACAAAAATCTCCAAAGTCGCGCCTGACAGCTGGAAAAAAGGGCAGATATCTTCCTTTTTGGTGTTTCTTCGAGTCAAATTTTTTGTTGACGATATCTCCTTCATTCT GCACAAACTGACTCGTCACCAGTACTATTTACAGCTGCGTAAGGATATCTTGGAGGACAGGCTGTATTGTAATGAGGAGACGGGCTTGTTCCTGGCTGCTCTTGCTCTGCAGGCTGAGTTTGGTGACTACATGCCAGAG TTGTATGGTAAGAATTATTACCAGCCGGAGCATTATGTGTCCAAGAGGATGCTGGAGAAGCTTGCCCTGCCCAGTGTCAAGGAAGAGCTGCCAAGACTACATGCAAATCATTCCCAGATGCTGCCAGAAGAGGCAGAAACAGAGTATCTAAAG ATTGTCCAACAGCTCCCAGAGTATGGCGTCATGTTCCACCGTgtggggagagagaaaaggccGGTGGTGGGAGAGTTGGTTTTGGGAGTCTGTGCCAAAGGAATCATCGTGTATGAGATGAAGAACCACCTCCGAGCTGTCACCAGACGCTTCCTCTGGAGGGAAACTGACTCCATATCCacaggg CGACGTAAACTGATTATAGAGTGTGGCGGGCCCAGTGGGAAAAAGCACGGCTTTGTAACTGAGAGCTCCAAAATAGCACAGTACCTCCTGAACCTCTGCTCAGCACAGCACAAGTTTCATAGCGAGATGACGTCAAGACAGCTTAACCACACAATGATACCAG aTGAGAACATGGAGAAGTACATGTCTGTCTACCGGGCTCGTAACCTGAACCTGAAGCGTATTTCCTGCTCAGAGGGCATGTTGAACCACGTCGGTCTGGCACCCGGTCAGCCGGACTCCATGTCCAAGTCGTGCGACGACCTGACGGCCAAGCTGGAGGCTCGTCTCCGGCAGCAGAgagagctgaggagggagaTGAGCAGAGAGCTGAACAAGGAGCTGCCTGAAACAGGAGACCTCAGGGATGGGAAGGAGCAGCAGTGCTGGAG CACTCCAGAGCCAATTCCCAGAATGATGTCCAGCGTCTCACTACAGAAGCAGGACTCTGACACTTCATCCTCCATACGAG TTGACACGCCGACTCGAACCCcaccagagagagagatagtCTGCGTGAACCTGAAGAAAGATCCCAAACTGGGCTTCG GCTTTGTAATAGTAGGAGAGGACAATACAGGTAAACTTGACCTTGGGATCTTCATTGCTTCCATTGTTCCCGACGGGCCTGCGGACAAAGATGGACGAATCAAACCCG GTGGGCGTCTCATCTCCTTAAACAAGACCAGTTTGGAAGGAGTGACATTCAGCGACGCTGCTGCCATCTTACAGAACAGCCCCGATGAGGTGGAGCTCATCGTGTCTCAGCCGAAAC ATTCTTTGAAAGACAGAAATAGTTCCTTGAGCCAAAGTACTCTCGGTTTGGCGTTGGAGAGGAGCTTCGGGTCCCAGACCACCCTGTCTGGCACAGAGTTCCGTCCCGCCGTGGaggaactggaggaggccatcaCGCTGTCCAGCATGGCGACCCCGAAACAGAGCAGGAGGCTTCACATTCCTGTTGTGCGAATACATGACACCCAG GACATGTGTTCGAGGTCACCCTCCGTCTTAAGCCTCAGATCGTCGGAGCGGTTCACGGTGGAGCTGAGGAAAAGCCACGGCAGCCTTGGCATCAGTGTTGCT GGAGGAATGAACACTAATGTGCGACATGGAGGAGTTTACATCAAGAGCCTGGTGATGGGAGGCGCTGCCGACGAGGACGGGCGCATTCAAATTg GTGACAGACTGCTGGAGGTTGACGGGTCCAACCTGAGGGGCGTGACTCACCAGCAAGCTGTTGAGTGCCTGAAGAGGACTGGGGAG GTGGTAAGCCTGCTGCTGGAAAGGGAGCCCACAGTAATACTGGAGCCTAGGTTTGACTCACCCTGCCCTCCCCTGGTCTACAGTCCATCACACATCGCACCCCCCAGGACTGaagtctccatggaaacaaccTTGAGTGGTCGAGCCAAGGACTACAGCTTTGTGACGGATG AAAACACGCATGAAGTGTTACTTAAGAAGAGTTTGTCTGGCCTCGGCTTCAGCTTCTACATCTCACAGCTGCGCACTGGGCCAGACCGCGGCAGTGTGGTGCGCATCAAGCGTCTGTTCCCAGGTCAGCCCGCGATGGAAAGTGGCTTGCTGCGTGAGGGGGACATCATTTTGTCTGTCAACAAAGAGCGCGTCAAGGATCTCTCTTACCAG AGGGTTTTGTTTCTGCTACGTGGTGCTCCATCTGAAGTCCGTCTGTTGATCTGCAGACCTGGTGCTGGAGTGCTGCATGATGTAGATGATAACACGCTG AGTCCTGCATCCTCCCGGGAGGTTCGATCCCGGTCTCTGGACATCCGACTCGGCGAGGACTACACCAAGTTCCTTAAGGACGAGTATGACGCCAATGTGTCCAAACAGAAGCAGCCTCTCTCCCAGGACAAAGATCTGAACAACAGACCAGAGAAAACCCCAGAACCTCCTGCAGCTCCGCCACTCCCAGAGAGCCAGGAAAGTCAGAAGCGTGAAGCGCAGGCCGACCAgactcctccgtctcctcctcgcTCACCCCCAACTTCCCCTGCGTCTCCTCCTTCGCCGGTCTCACCAGCCTCGCCCGCCTCACCAGCATCGCCCACCTCACCCCTGCCTTCCCCTCCACCAGCGCCACAAGCAGCTGCTGAGAAACCAGGGGAGGGTAAGGAAGTAGAGACAAAAAGGAAGAGCAAGGgcgagagggaggagaagggggaggctGCAACGACATCAAGCTCGACTGTGATGCTTATGGATGTGTATCCAAAGACTGCTACAAACTCTGTATATGCCAG TGGATTCAGAGAGGATGCAGATGGCAGCGTGACCTACTGCCTCATGGGAAATGGACTGACAATCGTAGCGGACGAGGAGTACCTGACCATCAGCTCCACACTTGAGCCTGTGCACAGCCTTCCCACTGACAGCACCCCGGCGACCAACCTCGCTGCCTTCAGCTCGCAGACCTCCAACATCTTTCAGAATCCAAACCTCAGCTCTCTCGTCTCCACTGCCAGCGCCTCGTCCCTTGGCCTCTCAGCTGACACCCCGACCACTTGCTCCCTGGCGCACCCGTCTCAGCCACTCACAACGCAGCCGCCGAAAACCAAGCATCACCTGATCCAGGAGGGGCTCCTTCCGAGCCACTACAAAGCCATGTCCAAGAACAGCCGGCCTTTGGTGCCCCCACCTCAGCCTCCTCCGCCGACCCCCATCACGGCCCAGATCCTCTCCTCCGTGTCTCCTCCGCCTGCCCTGACGCTGCCGAACACGGTGCTGCCGCCTCCTGCccagacacacacgcagccgAGAGCGGAACCAGAGAAGAGGGAAAGACAGTACGACGATGATTATGATGAAgacgaggatgaggaggaggcagagagtcGAAGAAAG GGGCTGGTTAAAGAGTTTGAGCTCACGGTGGTTCTGACCAAGTCCAGGAGCGGAAGCTTCGGGTTCACCATCACCCGTAGCAAACTGGACAACTGCTACTACATACAGGAAATACTGGACAACCCGGCCAAGGCAGACGGGCGACTCCGAGCGGGAGACAGGCTCGTCACA GTAAATGGGCATGATGTTACTAGTGTGGCAGATGATGTTGCCATGACGATTCTCAGGTCATCTCCAAGAAGACTGAGCATGACGCTGGGGAGGGCAGTCAGCAACCTGGTGGCTCCGCCTCCCTGTGACAGCCTGCCTGATGTTGTTCTCTACAAAACTCCCTCTGGACAACTGG GCATAAAGCTGACGGGTGGTATTGGCAGCAAGTGGCAGGGCATCTATTGTCTGGCGGTGGTGCCAGGCTCCCCGGCCAGCGAGGAGGGCAGCGTGCAGCCCAATGACAAGATCCTCTACATCTGTGGCAGGTGCACCCTTGGGATGACTTTGGAGGATGCGGTCAAAGCCTGCGAGATCGCCCCTCGTAAAGTGAAGCTTAAAATCCTCAG AGAAGACCAGCCAGTGACCCCCAAGGCCAAGTGGAACG GCCTGTTTGACTGGAAAAAGGACAGGAAGTTCTTTGCTCGGTTCGAAGAGCCAGTTTCCCCAGAGAAAGACTCTCCCACTGAAGATG aagCCGTGTGCAGGACTGCTGCGAAATTCAGATGTCTCTCCGTTGCCCAGGAACAGGAT AGTTGTGTCATGCAAGTAGAGTTCACGAAACCAGACGGAGGAGGACTCGGCTTCGCTCTGATTGGGGGAACAAACGGCAGCATGCTACGGGTGAGGGAAATCTGCTCCGGTGGAGTGGCCGAACAGGACGGCCGCTTGAGAGTGGGGGACATTCTGTTGGAG GTGAACGGTGTGATTGTGTCCGGGCTGAGCCACAGTAAGGTGGTGGATATCTTGCGTAAAGCAGAAGGCGCTGTTCAGCTCACCATCTGCAGAGACATCCTGACCTACTCCGAGTCACCCACGCCGCCAAACATGTCCGCTCACACCGAAGCTATTTTGGCCGAGCAGCCGGCTCCCGTGTCCAGCCCCGATGGTTGTTCCTCACCTGACGTCCTGCTGAGCAGGCCGGTCGAGCGGCCTCCGG AGGCAACTTCAGACCCTGTGGTCAATGACCCAGACATTGTCCTAACGTCGCCACCTTCCCCGCCTCACCGCCTGTCCGTTGTAACAATTGAGACTACAGTCAAAGAG GAGAGTTGTAACAGCACCCCTTCTCATCAAGCTTGCTGCCCATCCCTCAATGTCACTGACATGTTGCATGGAGCTTCCGACAG GAAACAAATTGTGACCAAGCTTTTGGACCAGTCCTGCAAAGACCGCCGGAAAACTCAGTCAGACGGCTGGAGCAGCGAAGAAGATGACGACGTGTTCGACGCCACAAGTCAGGAAACGACCCCTCTCCAGACAG GCCCACCCATAGTATCAGAGGAGGAACTGGCCAGTCTAGCTCTCATCACACCTGCTAAGGCCAGCCAGTATTCAGGCTCCAGGGTTAAAGCTCTTATCCAGATTCTGCAACATCAACTCGATCAGCAGGAACTGGTCAAAGAGTTCATG ACTCTGGAGCATCTGAAGCCCTCCGATAACTGTCTGGTGGGAAAAGCCCCAGAGAACAGAGACAAGAACCGCTACAGAGATATCCTACCCT ATGACAAAACCCGTGTTGCCCTTGGAGAGAACCAGGACTACATCAACGCCAGCTACATCCGCATGCAAGTAGGAGCTGAAGAGTTCTTCTACATCTCCTGCCAGGGCCCTCTGCCCTCCACAGTCCAGGCCTTCTGGCAGATGATCTGGGAAAACAAATCAGACCTCATTTGCATGATGACCCAGGAAGTGGAACGGGGAAGGATCAAGTGTCACAAATATTGGCCAGAGAAGCTGGACGTGCCTTTGGACATTGGCAGGTACCAGCTTTACCTGGAGAACCAACAGTACCTCGAATACTTCCACATCAAGATCATCCGCATGGTGGAGACAGAG ACTAGCGAGACACACTTTGTTCATCACCTGAAGTTCACACACTGGCCAGACCACGGCGTCCCGCAATGCTCCGAGCAGCTGGTTCGCTTCATTCGCTATCTGAGGGCAGTTCACCACAGGGGTCCAGTCACTGTTCACTGCAGCGCTGGGATCGGACGCACGGGAGTTCTCATCTGCACTGACATCATCATTAACCTCGTTGAGAATGACTTGCCT aTTAACGTGAGCGACATCGTAAAAGAGATGAGACTTCAGCGACATGGGATGATTCAGACCAAG GAACAGTACCTCTTCTGCTACAAAGTCTGGTTGGAAGTTTTGCAGGGGATTTTACAGCTTCACGGCAACCAGTGGCAGCCAGAAAGTCCCAGGGACCACAAAGTGGTTTGA